The DNA region ACAGTGAATATTCTCCCAGCATTTCCTTTGCCTCCAAGGGATATTCATATTGACTATGACAGAACTGagttaaaatttttttaatgataaaaagATGAACTTTTATTCAGATCTGAATTTATAAAATCCTTATTTATATAGATTTGAATCTTTTAGCTGAGTGGCTATGCTGGCTGCTAAAAATGGTACTTTATTGTCTTACCAGGTCCCCAAAGTACAATTGCCATCTTTGGCAAATAgaggaaaattttaatttcccctGATTTGAAATGTAAAAAGAGTGGTGAATAAGAGGGACTGCCCTGAGATCTTGCCTGCATAGCACATGCTTGAAATGTGAACAGTCTCCTTCAGAAAGAAGGAAGTAGCAATAAAATGACTTTCCCTTTTAGCACTATTGTACCTTTATATCTATTGTACCTTGTACCTTTAGCACTATTTCCCTTTGTACTATTGCTACTATTAGAAAAAGAACCAAACTCAGAGTTTTTCATGCCTATGACAAGCAAGCATGACAAATCTGGAAATGAGTTAAgatattctttcctttttccctgccctgctcctcatGTGGTGGACAAGTTTTCCCTTCCTATTAGTTTGGGGCAGCAGGAGACAAAGGTCATTCCCTGCAGGGGAGGAGCCCTTCCCAAGGCAGGTGTGGGCAGGGAAGGCTGAGcctgctggagagctgctgcagtggccTGAGGATTTCACCAGGAGCCCATGGGAACACAGGGCCCTCGCTGGCCCAGCCAGACCAGTTTGTACCCAGGCTGATCAGCAGGTTTAGTTCTGGAGGCACAAGCAGGCTTTAAAAATGTGCAGATGTAGCAGTGATGGATCCTCCAGGGTGGGTGCTTTCCTGATTCCTAGCGTGACTGTCTTGGATTTCCTATGGGAATTGTATGTCCTGTGCTTGCCTAGCATGTGACTTGGGGCAAATGAATAAATAAGAATCCTGATTTTCAGTTCCCATGTGGCCTTTAGTGTTTGCTCTTAAACTTGTGTAGCAGACCAAAATAAGTTTAAATATGGATGGATGTTACAGCAGGATAATACAGATATCTATATATCAACTTCtacttttatttatatatcAGTTTATCAAAACACCCTAGGGATGTGCAGTAGTCAACATAGTGGTTTTTGGTGTAGTTTTTAAAACCTCTGAATTGAAACCTTGGACAGACTTCCCCTTGCCACCCAACAGCAAAAAGTGAAAGCTCTGCCGGGTCTCAGTATAATATAAACCATTTCATCTtaactatttttatttggaaagctCTTCTTTATTCTACTAGGTTAAGGAGCAGGCATGTTGTCTCAGCACAGTTAAATCCCACAGCTTATTACCATGAAATACATAAGCTCAGAGGATATGAAAGTGTTCCATCCAAGAGGATATGAAagtgggctgcccagggagagtTCAAGGCCTCCTGTATGTGGAACACAGTTCCAGGCTTTAAAGCTGTGCCGTGTCAGGACTTTCAAAAAGACACTTTtccaaatggcctttcaaaCTGGAATTATCTCCCATAGATGATTAAGACAGGTTTGTGGAGGAGAACTCAGTTTGGAAGGGCTCCTGTGCTTCAGAGGTGCAGCGGTAGGAGGTGTGGGGAAGTGCAGCCAGGTACACTGTGACAAGCCCAGGGACCCAAGAGCAGCTTTGTCACCGAGGCTTTAGGAGCCCAAACTGGGTGGAAGCTCTGTATCCCAGCTGGCATCACCACAGCTCAAATGTTGCTGGAATCTCTCTGGGGCAGGCTAAAGCTCAGTGACTGCAGTTGGACACAGCCTTATCTGGGAAAAGAATGAGTGAGCAAAGCCTGTGTGGCCTTCCTTATATGTGGGTGCTGGGGGTCAAATGATGGAAAAGCCCATTATCCATCTTGCTGCTTTAGATTTCAGAATCAGTCATCTTCCTTTTTGTACATTCTAATGCAGtatttgcaaataatttctAGGAATCCAGGCACTGTCTGACTTCCAGTTATCTTATTAATTCTGGACCTCAGCTCAGTGTCCCTCCATTCAATAAAAAAGATACTGACAACAAGGAGAAAGTAAAAATTTCCAATAAACAGAAATATGTAAACTGAAATTTTACAGTCAAATATTCGAAATTGAATATAATCATAGCCCATAGAATATAAATTATGCAGTTGAATTTGGATGGGGCAAGTAAGTAAGGGAAGCTATTGGGTTATCTGTAACATACccattatttcattatttttaaaaaataaacaaattccCTGTAATAAAACTATTCCCTTGTGGAAGCTGACAAATGGGGCTTTCCTCTATTATCAAAATGGCCACACTACCCATGACCTTCTCCAGGATGTTAAGATTGTTTCTGCTTGTTACCTTTCTGAGGAACACCACACTGGCCCATCTTTTCAGATAGTACTGACTCAAAATAGCCATTAAAAGTTAGAGGTCTGAGATGTTTGTTTTTAAGCTACAGGACTTCTGAGACATAAAAAGAACTCCAGTGTATTAAGCTTCCAGTTTTCTTTAGGCTGAAAGGATGAAGGGGAATGCTACATTCCTTCCTATTGCAGCTCTGGGGATTCTATGTTTTATATTCAAATTCttcaaaatgcaaaagaaaaaagttactgAGGAAAGGAAGAACTCAAAAACACACTAGCTCTGAGTGATGACTTCAGAATACCCCAGGGTACAGGATGGTGCTGAGTAATTCAAGTTTACTTCAGCTAAAAGATCCCTCTGGCTTCACTGGCTCCACAACTAAGGAGGAAAGCTAGTTTGCTCTTGCCTTTCTGGCTTCTTCTAGGCAGAAATGGCACTTTAATTTTGCTCTCACCTTTCTCtatccagctctgctcttcccacagTTGAATCCCATTCTGACCACAGTGAGATCAGTTTGCATCTACAACAGTGCACTCAAGTCCCAGTTCTTTGCTGTCACTGTCAGGCCAGCAGTGACATATTtctgcagaggctgctctgggttTGTCCATGCAAGATGCAGTTTCAGTACCACACATGCAGGCAGaaacaaaactggaaggaggaaagaaggagcAGCAAGACATCATTGCTCTTCTCTGTTCTCACCTCTTCCATCATTGCAAGGGCCTGTTTGATCTGGGCTGTCTGGAAgtagaggggacacagccagaagGGCTTGGAGATGAGATTGAACCACTTGTTCAAACCCTGGAGACAAGGACACAAACACACCTTCTCCTGCTCTGGATGGGCATTATTTGACATGTGTGTGTGGTTTGTTTTACAGAGTGACCAGGAAGCCTGGGGGATATGGGTCATGTCTGTGGGCAGGAGGAACTTTGGAGATTCCAGGTCTGATATGCAGTGCTTGTTCCAATGAGCTGGGAGCTGGTTATTTTTTAAGTGGTGCTTTTAAACACCATTTTTAGGAATTAGAAATAAGAAGCACACAGATATGCATGAAAGACCAAAAAAATACTTAACTTGCAAAGAGGCTGGAGGTAATTCTGTCTCAGAGGATGCTCTGGTCATGCCACATTTTCTGCTGGCaacctgggctctgtgctcacctcTAACACAGCCATGAGGAGTTTGAGAGTCCTGGTATTTTAAGAAAGGAGCATCATAAAACTGATGATTAGAGATTTGACAAGCTGGAACAGAGCTGTGTCCTTTCAGATGGCTTTGGGTTATATCTGCTGAAAAATGAGGTTTTTAGGGAGACCAAACTCATTAAATCTCTTCTTCCTGTTCCCTGTGTtgcacagagcagtgagatcCAGCTGAGAACCGAGTTCTTGTCTCAGTGCAGGTACCCCAGCCTTCTCTTTGAGGCTCCTGCTAACCACACACCGCTCCTGccaaattttattttgacagtGGAAGAATGGCTATTTTGTTCTGCAGTGAGTGCTCCAGGATACATCACTGTCACATCACCTACATGGCACCAGTCACCCCGGTTTGTAGCAGCTGCTGGGACTTGCTGACCGCAGCAGAGCCTGTCATTGTGAGATTAAGGAGGGATTAGCTCTGTGATTTCAGTCAGCCTTAAGAGAAAGGTTAAAGACTTTGGGAGGAGGAAGTACGTGTGTGTGTGCGCACATGTGCTTTCCAAAACAACAGATGGTTTCAATAAAGTTGCTCCTGCTGCTAGGAAGTGGCACTTCTTGACATTAGCAGAGCCATATCTCATCAGGGTTCTTGTTTCTAGCAGGCTGGCTCAGCACGGCTGAGCCCACTGTCCAGCATGGGGTAATCAGGGAGGTGCTCCCATATCTGCCCCATTAATTGCCCCCTGCCagcctgccctctctgctgatGGAACGCCCACTGTGCTCGGTGGGGCACGATCGATCGCCTTTGAAGGGCAACTTTCCCTCATGATCTGCAATTCCCCCCACTTAAACTGCAGCCAGAAGTGTCTTTTTACAGATTCTGCAAGAAATGTGTGATTTCTTGGAACCGCTAAACAAAAACCTCTCTGCTCCAATCAATGGATCGATGTATTAAATTATTGTGCAGCTAAATTAATGTGCCCCTCAGTGACAGAACTGCAGAAAATGAGCAGTGTTTTATGCATTAAAGACAACCTAGTAAAAGATTGTTTTTCAAGGTTAGATTGTTCCACAGTGAATATCAAGatttttccaattaaaatatGAGGGGTTTTCAGAGCTGCATCAGCTCTATTGCTTCTCACCTAGTGTCACAGTGCAAATTAACAGGTACAAATAACTGAAAAAGTGGAAATAGTAATTGAGACATATTTGGGAGTTAGCAAGTgatactgtttttttttttttactagtttGTATTTCAATTTTATAGGTAAACAATTTTgctggaaatcactgtggggttattttggtgggatttttgttttcttgtttaaacTCAAGAGTCATGAAAAATGTCACCATTCATAATGTTGTCAAAAAAAGCTAAAGAGCTTCTGCAGCCCTTGGTTTTCTCTTTGCAGGCTATATGTGGGGATAGGCTGTGCCTTTCTTTCACAATGCCctcttttcagtgaaaaaaccagaaaaaagggcaaagagaaaaaggaaaacaggatgTTGTGACCTCTTCCTACAACTTTAAAGTAAACATGATATCCAAAATGAAAATGGGAATATTCATGTGGATTAAaatttgttcctttttaaaGCTGCAATCATGATTCACATTTTCTTTGAACCTTCCTCCAGttgcttttcttattttcattttactgacAGCAGAAAACATGGGGAGTTTCCTACACACCAAATACTGTGTGGCAAGAGCTGCCTGTTCCAAAAGGGCTCTGTGCACCCTCCCTtgtgcagcaggagcactggggCAGGCTCCTCCCAGGTGACCCAAACCAACCATTTCAGAGATAGCATGTTCTCTCTGTCCCTATGCTGAAGGCAACCAGATGAACCAGTTTGCTAATTAACTTGTTCTGCAGGTGCAATGCCAAAGGAAAACCTTTTCAATAACTTCATTGTTTGCTTAAACTCTTTTTATGGATATCTTCTAAGTTCTCAAATATCTGAAAAAGTTTGTATTTTGTCCACTTGCTCCTGaaacattttacttttcctcttttctctctcgAGCTCATgacaaagacatttttattctgaaggCAAGAATCCCAGAACACACAGTGCCAATTGTGAGTTTATAAGGAGTCCAATCTCTCTAATCACTTATAAAAGACAGACAGACTATTTGTTCCTTATCAGTTGacacaatttcatttttattttgaaccTTTGGAATATCAAATGGAAAAATTTTGCCACCAAGTGTATGTTTTCAAGCTCTATTTCCAGAAATGATAAATTAGGTGTGAAATTAAAGCACAAGTGAAAGCGTCCTGGTCCCTCAATAATAAGGACTTTGAATCCTTGCAAAATCCTAAAATAGGTTTCAGTGAATTGCTGACagaagaactaaaaaaaaaaagtaccaaaaattatgaaaatacatACCAAAAACTGTTAAAAGATACAAGGATTTACATGAATATGTCTATTCATAGCTCCCCATTGTCTCCTGGAAAGCCAGAATTTATGAAATCAAATTATTTGATCAACAGCATGAAGAAATTTGTGGCATCATCAAGCTAAGAACCCAGTTTTTCACTTCTACACTCAAATATGGGCCTGCATCACTCCACAGACAAAACAAcaacaggagaaagaaaatgatgCAGCAGAAGGGAGATGGAATTCTTTAAGCATCTTGTGCTTTATGAAAGAACAGGCTCAAAAATTTGTGTGCAATGCAAATGCCATTTATATGAAGCTTTAACATGGTGTGTGACTTTTATGGATTTCAGAGCAGCTTGCACAGACAACACATCTCATTCTGCCCTTCAGAGTTCCAGGGAATAGGATGCAGAACGGGGTGAAAAACCCAGATCCCTAGAGTTCCACGGCAGTGCTCCATGGTGCTGCATCCTAGGAGTGCTGATGGAGGTTtccagggaggggagagggtgATGGAGTTATTCCACTTGAGGAAGGCTTCAGCCTCAGCAAAAGTGCTGCTACTGATACCTCCTAAAGCACATCTAAACCTGTTTGTATGGCAATTTGCTTGCTTCACCAAAAACCATACAAAGATAAGCTATTTCAAGTGCTCCAAAGTGCCAGTTCAGTGCGGGATTTGTATTAAAAAACATTCTACATTTGGCTTCTGCATTTTAACACTAATCCAGCCCGGCCCACACACCCACACCGAAGGAAATGAACTGTATCAGGCAATGTCATTTGCTAAAGGGTAAGAGCAGAGGAATTCTCCATCCCCTCGTTTCACATTTCTAGGGACAATTTCACAGGCTGTGCCGTCGCTGAATGGGGAAATTGGAAAACTGCAGAATCGATTTGCAGACGTGAAgttctattttcttttacacCTCCTTCATCAGAGTCTCCATCACTCCTGCCTTGTGCAGCATTATCATCGGAGCAGCCTGGACACCACTGATAATTGCTGAGTGAGGGGAAGGCTGTGCCTTGCAAGCAAAAGTAAAACCAGTGGGGTGGCACTGCCTTTAAATTCACCTGCTTTGGAGAAGTGATCATCTACTCAGGCTACTAATTTCTGACAGTTAatgggaaattaatttaaaaatattattccaattggttttgtttgctttttttccctgaacaAAACTTCCCAGGTAAAAGCTGTGAAGCTGTCTTACATCTATTTTGCATAAAACCAGGAGAAATATACCTGATTTTGCAACGCttccattatttatttctttgttaatTGCgtttcacaaagaaaaaaaaactcaaaacctTTTTCACAGCAAATGTGTGATAATGACACTGTTCCCAAGAATGAGACCAGTGGCTAATTGCTTTAGAAAACTGGAAAACCTGATGACTATCATTCACTTCACCTCTGGGATGGAGAGAGAAATGTGATATCAAGGGTCAGGGACAACAAAATGGTGATTTGTGTGCTTCAGTCATTCAGCAGCTCAGTGGGACAGGTACGGATGATCTGGCTGCCCACAGCGTGCTGGGATTACCAACCCtggaaaaattcagaatattccTGGTGTAACAAGTTTTCAGGCCACGTAGGCAATTATTGGTTTCTGTCAAAGGTGAATTCAGCCTTGCACAGCTGTGGGGCTCACAAACTGCCCTTCAGCACACCCTTGCAGGACCAGGCCGCTGGCAGGCATTCCTGTGCCCTTCTCTGCCGGCCCTCAGCACCGACGGTGGCGGCAGCCCTGCCGGGCATCTCCGGGGGACACCTCCGCTCCCCTCAGCCAGGGCTTGCCCCAGGAGCTCAGCGTCGGCAGGAGAACCGCAGGGATTGGGAGTGGAGGGGGGTAATTTACCCCTCTGGTGAGGCCACTTCGGCCGGGTGTCCCTGGTGGGGAGGAAACAGGTCCCAAACCCCCGGGACAAGGCGCTGCCGCTATCCAAGGGCCCTGCCCCGGGGCCCAAAATGGCGGCTCGCCCTCAGGCGCCGCCGCCTCGTTGCTACGCGACCGACAGGGCCCTCCTCCCCCCTAAAACTACAACTCCCAGACATCCCTCTTCGAAGGGACTACAACTCCCGGCAGGCCCCGCGCGCGAAGGCTTGCCGGCCCGCACTACATATCCCGGCATGCAGTGGGGGCACCGACCAATCGCTGTTGTTGATGCTGCGGGGTGCGCGGCCGGCGGTGAGCGGGGGAAGCGGCGCGGTGACATTTCCTGCCGGGCCGCCCCCGGAGCCGCTGCCCGAGCGGGGCCCAGGATGGCAGCGCTGGGAGGTCGGTGCGGGGCGACGGGGGAGCGCCCGGGGCGAGAGGGAGGGTCCTGGTGAAGGGTACCGGGGCCTGTGTGCTGAGCGGTGTCTGGCGGGGGGAGAGTGGCGATGAGGGGGTTCGGGCCTGTGGTGGGGGGAGCGCCGTGTGAGGGGCTCGGGGGTGAGAGGGGTCCCTGGGAGGGCAGCGGTGCTCGGCTGTGGGAGGTGATGGCGTGAGGGGAGAGGGCGCCCGAGGGGGCTGTGCGAGGCAGTGTGCTGTGTGAGGCTGTCCCGTGAGGGAGGGACCCCCCCTGCTGTGTGAGGGGGGCGCAGCCGGGACAGGAGAGTGGGGTTGATGAAAGGCTTCTATGAAAATAGGTGTGCTCTCTTTCCTCTTTGCCCCTTTGTGTTGCCTAAATTTTGTTGGAAGCACTCTGTTGCAGTCAGCAGCTTTACCTGATTTGCAGCTCTGGCCAcctaatgtttttcttttgagctctcctttgttgtttttgttgcgTAAAAATTTTGGTGCTATTACGAAACAGATTTTTATGCTCGAGCTATTGCTCAATTTTCACTTTGGGATTTGCTTCATTAGGCTTATCACATGTTATTTAGTAGCATATGCTCTGCTAAATATGTTTCCACGGTGATATATGAGCTCCTTCACACCTGAGAAATTTCGAATtataattctgttttatttgtaGAGAAAACCTGTAACTATCTACAAATTTATGGGAGTTTAAGTTAAGGCTTATTGTAGGGTTGTTTCTTCATGAGCCTCTGCTCCAACCATTACTTGTGTAAGGCAGGAGCCAGTTCCTGTTTCAATGTGAAGTTAAATATTTACATACAGGCTTGTGTAATGATGGGGCAATTTGGGGACTTATTTTATTCCTCTGTGtccctttttgttttaaaggtcAATAAGTGTTGTGTTTCTTGACTTCATTTCCCCTTCCCAATTGTATGAAGTATTTGTATTGTTTTCCTTAATGAATATAAACTTTATAGAACAGAACTTTATAGTTGAATGGTAACTGAcactgtgaaaaggaaaaaaaagtattgagGTCTGTTTATGTATTTACTCACCCTTGACAGTGTTTGGCTTGCTTGTTGAAGGATGATGATGCTGAGGAAGTGTGGAATATCAATTTGTTCTAATTCTTGGACATGCATGGGTTTTTGGCTGGTGTGTGAATTTTTTTTGGaggctttttgttgttgttggttgtTTGCTGTTAAAGTTTCAATTTTGCTTTGTAGAACCAAGTCAGTTTTCACAAACACTGAACGGAGTCCCTCCCTCAAACCAAGTCACCAGTGGAATGGACCCCTTCCATGCCTGTAGTATTCTCCAACAGCTGAAGACCATGTATGATGAAGGACAGCTGACAGATATTGTGGTGGAAGTGGATCATGGGAAAACATTCTCCTGTCATAGGAATGTTCTTGCTGCAATCAGTCCTTATTTCAGGTACAACCATCCCTTGTTCTAGTGGAGATCAAAATAGATAGAATATTAGTATAGATatgatttttttagattttcatttaatgaaaataagtTCTGTGTATTTACAGATAATATAGTTCACCTAGCAAGTAAATATTATTGTTCTCTTAAGGTTAAAGAATTAACAGTGTCTGCTTCTCAAAGGAAAGTTTCACTGGAGACAATGTCACAATTTTAAACCAAGCAAAACTGCCCCCTGTACTGAGAGTTTCAGAGATACAGTAAGAACATATTGAAactatttgttttcttctcaagTTACATATTTTAGCATGCTAGAGTATACATCTGAAATAACTTGTTGAAGGTTGAATACAAAGACTTGGATATGTCAAGACCTTTGCTTGTAAACTCAGTGAATTTTAGCAAGGGGTTAATGGGATAATTAAGCAAGAATTTCCACTTTTGTTTCAGTAAGTGCTGAAATGATCTTACATTTAGGTACCCCAACAGGAAAGTGTAACACCTGTGATGAATGTGTTTGTGCAAACACATTGGGACTGGCAGTACAATATGTTTAATTTTATGCCTGTAGCTAGAGGTAATTGCAGACAAACTGCTGGGTGTTTCTGCCTTGCAGATCGATGTTCACGAGCGGCCTTACCGAGAGCACGCAGAAGGAAGTTCGGATCGTTGGTGTCGAGGCAGAGTCGATGCATTTAGTGTTGAACTATGCATATACCTCCAGAGTAGTGCTGACAGAGGCCAACGTTCAAGCTTTGTTCACTGCAGCCAGTATCTTCCAGATCCCTTCCATACAAGACCAGTGTGCTAAATACATGATCAGTCACTTGGACCCACAGAACTCCATTGGGGTGTTCATCTTTGCTGATCACTATGGTCATCAGGAACTCAAAGACAGGTCACAAGACTACATTCGCAAGAAGTTTCTGAGTGTCACCAAAGAGCAAGAGTTTCTTCAGTTGAGAAAAGACCAACTGATAAGTATCCTCAACAGTGATGATTTAAATGTAGATAAAGAAGAACATGTTTATGAGAGCATTATAAGGTGGTTTGAGCATGAACAAAATAAGAGAGAAATGCACCTTCCAGAAATATTTGCCAAATGCATCCGTATGCCTCTGTTGGACGAGACATTTTTAGAGAAAATCCCTCCCGTGTTTGCACAGGCGATGGCCAAAAGCTGTGTACAAAAGGGACAACCCAGTGCCAATGGCTACACACAACGGCTTGGAATGACCGCTTCCGAAATGATCATATGCTTCGATGCTGCccacaaacactcaggaaagaaGCAAACAGTGCCTTGTTTAGATTCGGTCACAGGGAGAGTGTTTAAACTATGCAAGCCACCAAATGACTTGAGGGAGGTGGGAATTCTGGTGTCTCCTGATAACGACATTTACATTGCGGGTGGGTACAGGCCCAGCAGCAGCGAGGTCTCCATCGACCACCGAGCCGAGAGTGACTTTTGGATGTACGATCACTCTGGCAATAGGTGGATTCCCAAGGCTCCTTTGCTGCGGGCCAGAATAGGCTGCAAGCTGGTTCACTGCTGTGGGAAGCTCTACGCCATCGGGGGCAGAGTCTACGAAGGAGATGGGCGCAACTCCCTCAAGTCTGTGGAGTGCTACGACAGCCGGGAGAACTGCTGGACAGCTGTGTGTCCCATGCCCGTGGCAATGGAGTTCCACAGTGCTGTGGAGTATAAGGATAACATCTATGTTTTACAGGGTAAGGTGGTTTGACTGCCTCTGTGGTGTTTTATTGGAAGTGGGGATTGTTCATTCTGACTGTCCATGTTTTCTTAAGCAATTTGGAAAAGTCCCTTGGGCAATGGGGTcggagggaagggggggaaCTAGGAAGAGGGAGACTGCTGCTTTAATTCTCATGCCCTGGGAATGTGTCACTAAGGTATAGTGCTGAGTTATTGCAAAGATGGCATTTTTGCTGGTATTCTGAGTCAACAATACAGTATTAAAATTAACTCTGAAAATTCTTCATTAAATCTTTACCTGTGTGAAATGCACCAATGTTGAAGAAAAGATCCTGTCTTGTGAAAAAACACTTAGCATTTTACTTGGCTAAAGCTGAGAAAATTCTTGGTGTCTTATTCTTGGTGACTTGTCAAAGTTGATTAACGACTTCTAAGCCTTCATTTCCTGCCCTACCCTACTTTCTGAAGTCATCTTAGAAACTAGAAAGAGATAAAGCATCTCTCTTAGTTAACTCTGTTTCTTTGGTCAGTAATTACAGCCCTGCCTTTCCATTCAGTGCACACTGAAAAGTGCTGAGACTGCTCTGAGGCTGTGGTAAGAGGCCCACAAagtgggaaagaaggaaggagggggaggtgtcccagttttgttttgctgtgggCCACCTCTGTAAACACCTGCACGAGTTGGGGTCTCAGATGTGCACCAGCTCCTTCTTGAGTCGCTTCTATACAAATCTACACCACAGGGAAGAAACAGGATAGACAATACTGTAAGATCCTTATTATTTAGCAGAAGTAGTCAACATTATTTCTTGACTTTGCATTCATGATCTTCCAAGTGActtgcagttttcttcttccattgTTTCTGTATCGTGTTCTACTCTTGTTGGTTGTGGCCTTAAGTAGTTCTGTTGTGTTAAAAAGTTCTTTAATGTCTCTTGGGTCAGATGTCTGCTTTAGGTGTTTAGAAAGGAATGCTGAAGAATACTGAACTTAGTATTTGTTCTTTTAGTGTATCTTAGAACTGATAAAAGGTGGATGATATTATTATAACCTATAGAATAAGAGTGCACCTTGTTCACGAATTTTAGCTGTGCTGATTCTGTGCTTCAGTGCTTTAAGTGACAACTGACTGCTCATACAAATGAGCTACTTCCTGTGCTAACCAGCAAATTCTAAAGAGTAGTGTTATGGGTGGCTAGAAAAAACTTTGACTGAGCTGTGCTGTAGTACAAAGAAGTCAGCTTTTAGTAATTTTTCTAGGGAAAACTCCTTTGTTAGAAGTAGTCAATAAGAATTGATGAGAGTGTGAAAATGCCTATGGATGCAATCATCAGCCACAGGAGATTGCACTGTGGAACAAAACTGAATAATCAAAATTAGTATTATCTGTAAGACTTACACTCTGTTCCACCAATTTTACTGTCTCACTTTTGCATTCTTTGTTATACTTGAGGTGTTTGGTCACACAACAGCTTGGTTAAAATTTTTGAGATAGCCAGGAGAAATCATGTTTGATTTGAATTCCTCTAGTATTTGGCAGATGTGAGGCATTTCTCCCACTGGACTTTACAAAAGtcaaggtggtttttttccatgttctttTCATGAAATGTACAGAGCATGAGTTTTTGGTCATCTGAACTTCCTTTGTCTGCAGTCTgtagctgctgctctgtgcgAGGTGTTTTATAACCTA from Haemorhous mexicanus isolate bHaeMex1 chromosome 11, bHaeMex1.pri, whole genome shotgun sequence includes:
- the KBTBD8 gene encoding kelch repeat and BTB domain-containing protein 8; its protein translation is MAALGEPSQFSQTLNGVPPSNQVTSGMDPFHACSILQQLKTMYDEGQLTDIVVEVDHGKTFSCHRNVLAAISPYFRSMFTSGLTESTQKEVRIVGVEAESMHLVLNYAYTSRVVLTEANVQALFTAASIFQIPSIQDQCAKYMISHLDPQNSIGVFIFADHYGHQELKDRSQDYIRKKFLSVTKEQEFLQLRKDQLISILNSDDLNVDKEEHVYESIIRWFEHEQNKREMHLPEIFAKCIRMPLLDETFLEKIPPVFAQAMAKSCVQKGQPSANGYTQRLGMTASEMIICFDAAHKHSGKKQTVPCLDSVTGRVFKLCKPPNDLREVGILVSPDNDIYIAGGYRPSSSEVSIDHRAESDFWMYDHSGNRWIPKAPLLRARIGCKLVHCCGKLYAIGGRVYEGDGRNSLKSVECYDSRENCWTAVCPMPVAMEFHSAVEYKDNIYVLQGEFFLCYDPQKDYWGFLTPMTVPRIQGLATVYNDSIYYIAGTCGNHQRMFTVEAYDIEQNKWTRKKDFPCDQSINPYIKLVLLKNKLHLFVRATQVTVEEHVFRTSRKNSLYQYDEVTDQWQKVYETPDRLWDLGRHFECVVAKLYPQCLQKVI